A single window of Zea mays cultivar B73 chromosome 10, Zm-B73-REFERENCE-NAM-5.0, whole genome shotgun sequence DNA harbors:
- the LOC100383155 gene encoding uncharacterized protein LOC100383155, producing MASTNAIDFQLTQARALLSEFDNRLREIDSKWETRVGVLETKVADSARNLETISKEIRDGVVAQLAAAEAGVDFRIRLLETGTIIRVAALESTAHAFELWRPHVDLSIDSLFSSIDAVCTEVEKLGIHRFPGPRPSDGAAAPGTATQPEPSSHRPRSSPPPEVHDGDDDDEEIDDDDDDDDDDDDDDDDDDDDDDDEDYEGFTDEELDKFESAFGWGSTFLSDPQVLCMDSSDPQNPPRIGRQNYEPLTAQEFFSLRHNWQQLLDGKKTYLRPPKNNRVAKHSYANCTFVTPEPLEKALQCQEPLSDFGRKYAENSIVQQKFKILSEHYAHVRQMRMDGSSFYRAFLFSYLENLGKMQASHAEVTRLMECVARSREKFCRLHWNDAYFSNPEAFFSSVVSEFEQLVNSVANGLNADELYKRSLHEITSSRILCLFRLLTEVHIRTHHADYPEFSQETEALMFCLASVRPFEAGANILQMSALSSALGIPLHLACTDVTTSDDEIVTVKCFDLFPQSESGASTTSGATSSIRSYSLSSTTDKHPEQGRDDNNSTMPAGNLFSSDRMPLVILLSRKGQYGILYRK from the exons ATGGCGTCCACCAACGCAATCGATTTCCAACTCACCCAGGCCCGGGCGCTGCTGTCCGAATTCGACAACCGGCTCCGCGAGATTGATTCCAAGTGGGAGACCCGCGTCGGCGTCCTCGAAACGAAAGTTGCGGACTCTGCTCGAAATCTGGAGACGATCTCCAAGGAGATCCGCGACGGGGTGGTGGCGCAGTTGGCGGCGGCCGAGGCGGGTGTGGATTTCCGGATCCGCCTGCTTGAGACGGGGACCATCATTCGCGTCGCTGCGCTCGAGTCGACTGCCCACGCCTTCGAGCTGTGGCGTCCTCACGTCGACTTGTCGATCGACAGTCTCTTCTCCTCCATTGACGCGGTTTGTACCGAGGTCGAGAAATTGGGGATCCACCGGTTCCCAGGACCGCGTCCCAGCGATGGCGCAGCAGCACCGGGGACCGCGACGCAACCGGAACCCTCTTCTCATCGGCCACGTTCATCGCCTCCGCCCGAGGTCCATGACGGCGACGATGACGATGAAGAAATtgacgatgacgatgacgacgacgacgacgacgacgacgacgacgacgacgacgacgacgacgacgacgacgag GATTATGAGGGCTTCACAGACgaagagctggacaaattcgaaAGCGCCTTCGGATGGGGTTCTACATTCTTGAGTGATCCTCAAGTTCTTTGTATGGACTCGAGTGATCCACAAAACCCCCCTCGTATTGGCCGGCAAAATTATGAGCCGCTCACCGCACAGGAGTTTTTTTCACTGCGCCACAATTGGCAACAGCTGCTCGATGGCAAGAAGACATACCTCCGCCCACCAAAGAACAACCGTGTTGCCAAGCACAGTTATGCTAACTGCACCTTTGTAACCCCAGAACCTCTTGAGAAGGCACTACAATGTCAG GAGCCGCTATCTGATTTTGGTCGGAAATATGCAGAAAATTCTATAGTTCAGCAAAAGTTTAAG ATTCTTAGTGAACATTATGCGCACGTCAGACAAATGCGAATGGATGGATCATCTTTTTACAGAGCTTTCCTTTTCTCTTACTTG GAAAACCTTGGGAAAATGCAAGCTAGTCATGCTGAggtcactcgcttaatggaatgtGTGGCAAGGTCCAGAGAGAAATTTTGTCGTTTACATTGGAATGATGCGTACTTCTCAAATCCTGAAGCATTTTTCTCAAGTGTTGTTTCT GAGTTCGAGCAATTGGTCAATTCAGTTGCCAATGG gctaaatgctgatgagctttacaaGAGAAGCCTACATGAGATTACATCATCCAGGA TTCTTTGTTTGTTTAGATTGCTGACAGAGGTTCATATCCGTACACATCATGCGGACTACCCAGAATTCAGTCAGGAAACAGAAGCCCTTATG TTTTGCTTAGCATCGGTGCGTCCCTTTGAAGCTGGAGCTAACATTCTACAAATGAGTGCTCTATCAAGTGCACTTGGCATCCCATTGCACCTGGCATGTACGGATGTAACCACGAGTGATGATGAAATTGTGACAGTAAAGTGCTTTGACTTGTTTCCTCAATCAGAATCAGGAGCAAGCACAACATCAGGAGCTACGAGTTCAATCAGAAGTTACTCTCTGTCAAGCACAACTGATAAACACCCAGAGCAAGGAAGGGATGATAACAACTCAACCATGCCGGCTGGAAACTTGTTTTCGTCTGATCGCATGCCTTTAGTTATCTTACTGAGTAGGAAGGGTCAATATGGCATTCTTTATCGCAAGTGA
- the LOC124188252 gene encoding uncharacterized LOC124188252 → MAEKAPPPPPKKALPSAGSSAGGGAGGGAAAAPPAPGQEPSSSPPRSPSPPEPFTYNFGAGSTGGGGGDGAAAAPPAPRQEPSSPLRSPSPPEPFTYNFGAGSTGGGGGDGAAAALPAPRQEPSSSPPRSPSPPKPFTYKQKAVWRWRWKRQRGRGAGRGRGGATGPKLSYLPSPLSRPFSGDEVDDEKPDEFEKENGWGSLFMSDPQVLSMHDPQNLPRYIGRQKCDPISTQEFFALRHDWLQLLDGKKTYLRGTADSNYADSNFVTPKPLTVAVLCQESLSYLVLRGARKPITQQKFKILNEHYVCFRPMRTDGSQFYRAFLFSYLENLGKMQGSQAEVTRLMECVARSKVNFCRLEWNKAYFSNPKAFFSSVVSEFEHLVNSVANGLNADELYKISVQENSSSRILCLLRLLTEVHIRTHEVDYNRELSQNRKEKIKALLHCKKSVRPFDADADLLEMKALSQALGIPLHLAAVDDNPLPDRTVQVKWIDFIPRPGPLGSIREYYLGPLGSIRQYYLPSATDKHPVLPAENFLLSGRMPLVTILRTVRATAILYRK, encoded by the exons ATGGCAGAAAAGGCACCGCCACCTCCACCGAAAAAGGCACTCCCCAGCGCGGGAAGCAGCGCAGGTGGCGGAGCCGGAGGCGGTGCAGCAGCAGCGCCCCCCGCGCCGGGACAGGAGCCCTCATCTTCGCCACCACGGTCACCGTCGCCTCCCGAACCGTTCACGTACAACTTCGGCGCAGGAAGTACCGGAGGCGGAGGCGGCGACGGTGCAGCAGCAGCGCCCCCCGCGCCGAGACAGGAGCCCTCTTCGCCGCTACGGTCACCGTCGCCTCCCGAACCGTTCACGTACAACTTCGGCGCGGGAAGTACCGGAG GCGGAGGAGGCGATGGTGCAGCAGCAGCGCTCCCCGCGCCGAGACAGGAGCCCTCTTCTTCGCCGCCACGGTCACCGTCGCCTCCCAAACCGTTTACGTACAAGCAGAAGGCGGTGTGGCGCTGGCGCTGGAAGAGGCAGAGGGGGCGCGGCGCGGGAAGAGGCAGAGGCGGCGCGACGGGACCGAAACTCTCTTATTTGCCGTCGCCGCTTTCACGGCCGTTCTCCGGTGACGAG GTTGATGATGAAAAGCCGGACGAATTTGAAAAAGAAAACGGATGGGGTTCTCTGTTCATGAGTGACCCTCAAGTTCTTTCTATGCACGATCCACAAAATCTCCCTCGTTATATTGGCCGGCAAAAATGTGATCCGATCAGCACACAGGAGTTTTTTGCACTGCGCCACGATTGGCTACAGCTGCTAGATGGCAAGAAGACATACCTCCGTGGTACTGCCGACTCCAATTATGCCGACTCTAACTTCGTAACCCCAAAACCTCTTACGGTCGCAGTATTATGTCAG GAGTCACTATCATATTTGGTTCTTAGAGGTGCAAGAAAACCTATCACCCAGCAAAAGTTCAAG ATACTTAATGAACATTATGTGTGCTTCAGACCAATGCGAACGGATGGGTCACAGTTTTACAGAGCGTTCCTTTTCTCTTACTTG GAAAATCTTGGGAAAATGCAAGGTAGTCAAGCTGAGGTGACTCGCTTAATGGAATGCGTGGCAAGGTCCAAAGTGAATTTCTGTCGTTTAGAATGGAATAAAGCATACTTCTCAAATCCAAAAGCATTTTTCTCAAGTGTTGTTTCT GAATTTGAGCACTTGGTCAATTCAGTTGCAAATGG GCtgaatgctgatgagctttacaaGATAAGCGTACAGGAGAATTCGTCATCCAGGA TTCTTTGTTTGCTTAGATTGCTGACAGAAGTTCATATCCGTACACATGAAGTGGACTACAACAGAGAACTGAGTCAGAAtcggaaagaaaaaataaaagcaCTTTTG CACTGCAAAAAATCTGTGCGTCCCTTTGACGCTGATGCCGACCTTTTAGAAATGAAGGCTCTATCACAAGCTCTTGGCATTCCCTTGCACCTAGCAGCTGTGGACGATAACCCCCTGCCCGACAGAACTGTGCAAGTAAAGTGGATTGACTTCATTCCTCGACCAGGACCTCTCGGTTCAATCAGAGAATACTACCTAGGACCTCTCGGTTCAATCAGACAATACTACCTACCCAGTGCAACTGATAAACATCCAGTCTTGCCAGCTGAAAACTTTCTTTTGTCTGGTCGCATGCCTCTAGTCACCATATTAAGGACTGTCCGTGCTACTGCCATTCTTTATCGCAAGTGA
- the LOC100285955 gene encoding uncharacterized protein isoform X1, which translates to MAALRHLAAGPTCHHHHHHGVAAATASLRLHRLPLPFRPLRSRSGSFTRVYAISSNDIRVGTNVEVDGAPWKVLEFLHVKPGKGAAFVRTKLRNYVTGNTVEKTFRAGSTLQEPSLSKETKQFTYKDGSQFVFMDLTTFEESRLNEADVGDKQKWLKEGMDCNLLYWNGKEEQSLQPWKLELLSLCPLL; encoded by the exons ATGGCCGCTCTCCGCCACCTCGCCGCCGGCCCCacctgccaccaccaccaccaccacggcGTCGCGGCAGCCACCGCCTCCCTCCGGCTCCAtcgcctccccctccccttccgcCCCCTTCGCTCCCGCTCCGGCTCCTTCACCA GGGTTTATGCGATCTCCAGCAATGACATCAGGGTCGGCACCAACGTCGAGGTCGACGGCGCGCCATGGAAAGTTCTAG AGTTCCTCCACGTCAAGCCTGGAAAAGGCGCTGCTTTCGTCAGGACAAAACTGCGTAACTATGTAACTGGCAACACGGTCGAGAAAACCTTCCGTGCTGGAAGTACG CTACAGGAACCATCCCTTTCAAAGGAGACCAAGCAATTTACATACAAGGATGGCTCCCAGTTCGTGTTCATGGATCTG ACAACATTTGAAGAAAGTCGGTTAAATGAAGCAGATGTCGGTGACAAACAAAAATGGCTGAAAGAGGGGATGGACTGCAATTTGTTGTACTGGAATGGGAAG GAGGAACAAAGCCTGCAACCCTGGAAACTGGAGCTGTTGTCACTGTGCCCTCTTTTGTGA
- the LOC100384556 gene encoding uncharacterized protein LOC100384556: MDGDKSFGTIDEENRRFELALVPPPIPSTNSYPRVEPSIPFIEQPPPLVDWDSIAIQEEREDEGHIELCDEAQVYELLGFRHEDEMEEEINMQNDAVPNSSADGESGYGIPPIQGDEGALIPVVDNIPEMSMTEHDMNNPSMEVGTRYPNMKDFRLAVRQYAINKEFELGIEATNKSKYRGYCKGDGCPWSIVGFKKEGEVSVVVTVLNDVHTCTSSSRRRTTTPSCKWVASKAVSILRILLRDIRVTAVDTCGQQLGHTTNMFMRATWL; encoded by the exons ATGGATGGAGATAAATCATTTGGGACCATCGATGAGGAAAATAGAAG GTTTGAACTAGCATTGGTACCACCGCCGATTCCATCTACTAATTCATATCCAAGAGTAGAGCCATCAATTCCATTTATAGAGCAGCCACCTCCTTTAGTGGATTGGGATTCAATAGCAATTCAAGAAGAAAGAGAGGATGAAGGACACATAGAACTTTGTGACGAAGCACAAGTTTATGAACTTTTAGGTTTCAGACATGAAGATGAGATGGAGGAAGAAATTAATATGCAAAATGATGCTGTCCCGAATTCTAGTGCTGATGGAGAAAGTGGTTATGGAATTCCACCGATACAAGGTGATGAAGGTGCACTTATTCCGGTTGTTGATAATATTCCGGAGATGTCAATGACTGAGCATGATATGAATAATCCATCTATGGAGGTAGGAACCAGATATCCTAATATGAAGGATTTTAGATTGGCTGTTAGACAATATGCCATAAATAAAGAATTCGAGTTGGGTATTGAGGCGACCAACAAGTCCAAATACAGAGGGTACTGCAAGGGTGATGGATGTCCATGGTCTATTGTTGGGTTCAAGAAGGAGGGTGAAGTGTCTGTTGTG GTCACAGTGTTGAATGATGTACACACGTGTACATCTAGCAGTAGGAGAAGGACAACTACACCTTCGTGTAAGTGGGTTGCCTCCAAGGCAGTTTCTATACTCAGAATTTTGTTAAGAGATATTCGGGTGACAGCAGTGGACACATGTGGCCAGCAGCTAGGGCATACGACAAACATGTTTATGAGAGCCACATGGCTATAG
- the LOC100285955 gene encoding uncharacterized protein LOC100285955 — MAALRHLAAGPTCHHHHHHGVAAATASLRLHRLPLPFRPLRSRSGSFTRVYAISSNDIRVGTNVEVDGAPWKVLEFLHVKPGKGAAFVRTKLRNYVTGNTVEKTFRAGSTLQEPSLSKETKQFTYKDGSQFVFMDLTTFEESRLNEADVGDKQKWLKEGMDCNLLYWNGKIIDFDLPITVRLTVTDTDPGASDSAQGGTKPATLETGAVVTVPSFVNVGDDILVDSRTGQYMNRA; from the exons ATGGCCGCTCTCCGCCACCTCGCCGCCGGCCCCacctgccaccaccaccaccaccacggcGTCGCGGCAGCCACCGCCTCCCTCCGGCTCCAtcgcctccccctccccttccgcCCCCTTCGCTCCCGCTCCGGCTCCTTCACCA GGGTTTATGCGATCTCCAGCAATGACATCAGGGTCGGCACCAACGTCGAGGTCGACGGCGCGCCATGGAAAGTTCTAG AGTTCCTCCACGTCAAGCCTGGAAAAGGCGCTGCTTTCGTCAGGACAAAACTGCGTAACTATGTAACTGGCAACACGGTCGAGAAAACCTTCCGTGCTGGAAGTACG CTACAGGAACCATCCCTTTCAAAGGAGACCAAGCAATTTACATACAAGGATGGCTCCCAGTTCGTGTTCATGGATCTG ACAACATTTGAAGAAAGTCGGTTAAATGAAGCAGATGTCGGTGACAAACAAAAATGGCTGAAAGAGGGGATGGACTGCAATTTGTTGTACTGGAATGGGAAG ATCATTGATTTCGACCTCCCAATCACTGTGAGGCTGACTGTAACTGATACTGACCCAGGGGCAAGTGATAGTGCGCAAG GAGGAACAAAGCCTGCAACCCTGGAAACTGGAGCTGTTGTCACTGTGCCCTCTTTTGTGAACGTaggcgatgatattctggtggatTCAAGAACTGGGCAGTATATGAATCGAGCATAA